A window of the Helianthus annuus cultivar XRQ/B chromosome 4, HanXRQr2.0-SUNRISE, whole genome shotgun sequence genome harbors these coding sequences:
- the LOC110928300 gene encoding LOW QUALITY PROTEIN: uncharacterized protein LOC110928300 (The sequence of the model RefSeq protein was modified relative to this genomic sequence to represent the inferred CDS: substituted 1 base at 1 genomic stop codon) translates to MDMQMQDEPIWSPLVKETFSLXSEAHTIEACKGILSDQLVYIKGESMSALKEFITKHNVPNDVPDEILSEGNADDDDEAVRTMSSGLRMLRPDLNTCYRVQNP, encoded by the coding sequence ATGGATATGCAGATGCAAGATGAACCGATTTGGAGTCCATTAGTTAAAGAAACATTTTCTCTTTGATCAGAAGCGCATACGATTGAAGCTTGCAAGGGTATTCTTTCAGACCAGTTGGTTTATATAAAAGGAGAAAGTATGAGCGCATTGAAAGAATTCATCACCAAGCATAACGTTCCAAATGACGTCCCAGATGAAATCTTGTCCGAAGGCAACGCCGATGACGATGATGAGGCTGTGAGGACCATGAGTTCGGGTCTTCGAATGCTCCGACCGGATCTTAACACCTGCTATCGTGTGCAGAATCCATGA